From one Lolium rigidum isolate FL_2022 chromosome 4, APGP_CSIRO_Lrig_0.1, whole genome shotgun sequence genomic stretch:
- the LOC124649460 gene encoding vacuolar iron transporter homolog 5-like: MAVSDTKLADAENPAATKFSDDSDVDFAGRANWLRAAVLGANDGLVSTASLMLGVSAVKHDVRAMVVSGFAGLLAGACSMAIGEYVSVCSQRDVELAQLDRDGKRGGDEERALPSPVQAAVASALAFSVGALLPLLAAGFIVGYRLRVAVVVAVATMALAVFGYVGAVLGRAPVARSCARVVVGGLAAMGVTFGLMRLFRELAE; encoded by the coding sequence ATGGCCGTGAGCGACACCAAGCTGGCCGATGCAGAGAACCCTGCGGCCACAAAGTTCAGCGATGACTCCGACGTAGACTTCGCGGGCCGCGCCAACTGGCTGCGGGCGGCGGTCCTGGGGGCCAACGACGGCCTGGTCTCCACGGCCTCGCTCATGCTGGGCGTGAGCGCCGTGAAGCACGATGTGCGGGCGATGGTAGTGTCGGGGTTCGCGGGCCTGCTGGCCGGGGCGTGCAGCATGGCCATCGGGGAGTACGTCTCCGTCTGCTCCCAGCGGGACGTGGAGCTCGCGCAGCTGGACCGCGACGGCAAGCGCGGAGGCGACGAGGAGAGGGCGCTGCCCAGCCCCGTACAGGCCGCCGTGGCGTCCGCGCTCGCGTTCTCGGTCGGCGCCTTGCTGCCGCTGTTGGCGGCCGGGTTCATCGTCGGGTACAGGCTGCGGGTGGCCGTCGTGGTCGCCGTGGCGACCATGGCGCTGGCGGTGTTTGGGTATGTCGGGGCAGTACTCGGCCGAGCACCGGTAGCCAGGTCGTGCGCGAGGGTTGTGGTGGGCGGGCTCGCCGCCATGGGCGTCACCTTCGGCCTGATGAGGCTCTTCCGTGAGCTGGCCGAGTAG